A stretch of Bradyrhizobium sp. AZCC 2262 DNA encodes these proteins:
- a CDS encoding nuclear transport factor 2 family protein, translating to MNQHASEKSAPPSVGSDASGIETLLNRNLPEVFGEGDPARRRAAIAELYTEDCVLYVPPGIFAGHDALDKFAGDLRATHPHYVYEHHGAPQVLHNSGRLAWGSGPKGEAPQYTGVDFIIVRDGKIAALYVYLDSPPT from the coding sequence ATGAACCAGCATGCCAGTGAAAAGAGCGCCCCGCCGTCTGTAGGCTCAGACGCGAGTGGAATCGAGACGTTGCTCAACCGCAATCTTCCGGAAGTTTTCGGTGAAGGCGACCCGGCGCGCCGAAGGGCGGCAATTGCCGAACTCTACACCGAAGATTGTGTGCTGTACGTGCCGCCCGGTATTTTCGCCGGTCACGACGCACTGGACAAGTTCGCCGGCGATCTCCGAGCGACGCATCCCCACTATGTTTATGAACATCATGGCGCGCCCCAGGTCCTGCACAATTCGGGACGGCTGGCGTGGGGCTCGGGACCGAAAGGTGAAGCGCCCCAGTACACCGGTGTAGATTTCATTATCGTACGGGACGGCAAGATCGCGGCTCTTTATGTCTACCTCGACTCGCCGCCCACATAG
- a CDS encoding DoxX family protein, which yields MSAASISSVRPSRRIGAWTLQGIIAAAFLAAGAAKLAGVPFMVDLFEQVGLGQGFRIVTGVVEVVGAVALLVPGLASLGALWLGGTMIGAVATHLFFLHTSPVPAVVLGVLNALVVYLRRDELVALLRRVNG from the coding sequence ATGAGTGCAGCTTCTATCTCATCCGTCCGTCCTTCCCGTCGTATCGGCGCCTGGACGTTGCAGGGTATCATCGCAGCGGCGTTTCTTGCCGCCGGCGCCGCCAAACTGGCCGGCGTTCCCTTCATGGTCGACCTGTTCGAGCAGGTCGGACTCGGCCAAGGGTTTCGCATCGTGACCGGCGTCGTCGAAGTGGTCGGCGCCGTCGCGCTGCTGGTTCCCGGTCTGGCTTCGCTCGGCGCGCTGTGGCTCGGCGGCACCATGATCGGCGCTGTCGCAACCCATCTGTTCTTCCTGCACACCAGCCCGGTCCCGGCGGTCGTGCTCGGCGTCCTCAACGCGCTGGTTGTCTACCTGCGCCGCGATGAACTCGTTGCCTTGCTTCGCCGGGTCAATGGCTGA
- a CDS encoding pirin family protein: MKTDAVFTRSNRDEEISRQIVLRTRGHSHGRVTRLVSPGDVGELIKPFVFLDYFDADPATAPKFGFHPHSGIATLTVILAGQAFYKETTGREGVIETGGVEWMRASSGVWHTGGMFGAERIKGFQLWVAMPPELELAEPESQYLGASDFHFAGPARVIAGEYEGVKSIVASPKGITYLDVRLKAGERWIFEPAKGHDVAWIASHQGIVTTPAQVSAGELVVFEAGDQAIEFEALSDAGFILGSAVKHPHDLVTGHYSVHTNADALRIGESNIADIGRRLHNQGVLAGARG, translated from the coding sequence ATGAAGACCGATGCAGTGTTCACGCGTTCGAACCGCGATGAAGAGATTTCCCGGCAGATTGTTCTGCGCACGCGTGGACACTCGCATGGGCGCGTCACCCGGCTGGTTAGTCCGGGTGACGTCGGGGAACTGATCAAGCCGTTCGTGTTTCTCGACTACTTCGACGCCGATCCGGCGACCGCACCCAAATTCGGCTTTCATCCCCATTCGGGTATTGCGACGTTGACCGTCATTTTGGCCGGGCAGGCCTTCTACAAGGAGACCACCGGTCGCGAAGGCGTCATCGAGACCGGCGGTGTCGAGTGGATGCGCGCCAGCAGCGGCGTCTGGCATACCGGCGGAATGTTCGGCGCCGAGCGGATCAAGGGCTTTCAGCTCTGGGTCGCGATGCCGCCCGAGCTCGAACTTGCCGAACCCGAAAGCCAATACCTCGGCGCTTCCGACTTCCATTTTGCCGGTCCGGCGAGGGTTATCGCCGGCGAATACGAAGGTGTGAAAAGCATCGTCGCCTCGCCTAAAGGCATCACCTACCTCGACGTGCGCCTCAAGGCCGGCGAACGCTGGATCTTCGAGCCGGCCAAGGGGCACGACGTCGCCTGGATCGCGTCGCATCAGGGCATCGTGACGACGCCGGCGCAGGTATCGGCGGGCGAACTCGTCGTGTTCGAGGCGGGCGATCAGGCGATCGAGTTTGAAGCGCTGTCCGATGCCGGCTTCATCCTCGGCTCCGCGGTCAAGCACCCCCACGACCTCGTGACCGGTCACTACTCCGTGCACACCAACGCGGATGCGTTGCGCATCGGCGAGAGCAACATCGCCGACATCGGCCGGCGGTTGCACAACCAGGGTGTCCTGGCAGGCGCAAGAGGCTGA
- a CDS encoding LysR family transcriptional regulator, with translation MLDAVSLDQLRTFIAAVDEGSFSAASRKLLRAQSVVSESISKLEEQIGVQLFDRAGRYPKLTAAGSAVLGDARSIIAGVDQMKARAKGMSAGLEPELSVVIDVFYPIDAITQAAKEFRQNYPGVALRIYVEALGGAIQPVLDGRCSIGVIGSLPVIPDTLSYERLPGIAFLMVAARDHALAAYRGKIPKAVLGKHTQIVLTDRSELSSGREFGVMSSATWRLADLFAKHHFLLQGLGWGGMPLHAVRKDLAEGRLAVLPIEDVPPDGLMLPMSAVWQTKSPPGPAGRWFVDRLKQFPVDTGKVPKPPVGRKKAGRSAKA, from the coding sequence ATGCTCGACGCCGTCTCTCTCGATCAATTGCGCACCTTCATCGCCGCGGTCGATGAAGGAAGTTTTTCTGCCGCCTCGCGCAAGTTGTTGCGCGCGCAGTCGGTCGTGAGCGAGAGCATCAGCAAGCTCGAGGAGCAGATCGGCGTGCAATTGTTCGACCGAGCCGGCCGCTACCCCAAACTCACCGCGGCGGGATCGGCCGTTCTGGGCGATGCGCGCAGCATCATCGCAGGCGTCGACCAGATGAAGGCCCGGGCCAAGGGCATGTCAGCCGGCCTGGAGCCGGAATTGTCTGTCGTGATCGACGTCTTCTATCCGATCGACGCGATTACCCAGGCGGCCAAGGAGTTTCGGCAGAACTATCCGGGCGTGGCGCTCCGCATCTATGTCGAGGCGCTCGGCGGCGCCATCCAGCCCGTGCTCGACGGCCGCTGCAGCATCGGCGTGATCGGATCGCTGCCGGTGATTCCGGATACGCTGAGTTATGAGCGGTTGCCCGGCATCGCGTTTCTGATGGTTGCCGCCCGCGACCATGCGCTGGCTGCCTACCGCGGCAAAATTCCCAAGGCGGTTCTTGGAAAACATACCCAGATCGTTCTCACCGACAGGTCGGAGCTATCTTCGGGGCGCGAATTCGGCGTTATGTCGTCCGCGACCTGGCGGCTTGCGGATCTCTTTGCCAAGCATCATTTCCTGCTCCAGGGTCTTGGATGGGGCGGCATGCCATTACATGCCGTGCGCAAGGATCTGGCAGAGGGGCGCCTTGCCGTGCTGCCGATCGAGGACGTGCCGCCGGATGGTTTGATGCTGCCGATGTCGGCAGTGTGGCAGACCAAGTCACCGCCTGGACCGGCCGGCCGATGGTTCGTCGACCGCCTGAAGCAGTTTCCGGTGGATACGGGCAAGGTGCCGAAACCGCCGGTCGGCAGGAAGAAGGCTGGACGGTCTGCGAAAGCCTAG
- a CDS encoding DoxX family protein yields the protein MDVTRFLPLLGRLLIGLPFLMSGVGKLTTYAATTAYIGSVGLPLAPLGWAIAVAFEIGGGLLLVLGFRARTVALGVAVFTLATAIFFHRNFADQNQMIHFLKNIMIIGGLLQIAHFGAGRFSLDARDLKNVRA from the coding sequence ATGGACGTCACGAGGTTTCTGCCGCTGCTTGGCCGCCTGCTTATCGGCCTGCCGTTTCTCATGAGCGGCGTTGGCAAGCTAACCACCTATGCGGCAACGACGGCCTATATCGGCAGTGTCGGCTTGCCGCTGGCCCCGCTTGGCTGGGCGATTGCCGTTGCCTTCGAGATCGGCGGCGGTCTGCTGCTGGTGCTTGGTTTTCGTGCGCGAACGGTTGCGCTCGGCGTGGCCGTGTTCACGTTGGCAACGGCGATCTTCTTTCACAGGAATTTCGCCGACCAGAATCAGATGATCCATTTTCTCAAGAACATCATGATCATCGGCGGGCTGTTGCAGATCGCGCATTTTGGCGCCGGGCGCTTCAGTCTGGACGCGCGCGATCTGAAAAATGTCAGGGCGTGA
- a CDS encoding CocE/NonD family hydrolase: protein MIEERDIYVAMRDGTRLAVDVYRPDAPGKYPVLYASALHNKDIQGPDIADILPPQPAHAPLWFGPIEAGDTRRFIANGYIHVIAQPRGSAKSEGHYGHEDTDHYDLIDWITQQPWSDGKVGMVGISGFAGEQWRAAAQGHPALKAIFPYDACSAYGGMFGFRDFNPGGVLHSFPYLLDVFSTVHESRDRPSELPAAEEELWRRAMRNPDYKQYINLYNILTQKGQRTFIMYLMMTHPWELDGTVERAEETFKKIKIPFYTGSGAYAYTYKLHWLGAQHYFGNVDAPKKLLFTGPAHLERPFHQHHDEIIRWYDHWLKGKNTGIMDEPPVRYWLMGANEWRTGTDWPLPETQWTKYYLSHWETLSTEPPRPASEAGAAVREPDVFTQMPVTRTTKVERLRYMTDPLPHDVTVAGPITLTLHAAIDQEDTNWIIVLKDVGPDVSVRTAREGERDVPSTLPERELTRGWLKASYRALDEKRSKPWEPFHKLTQDAIAPVTPGEVVEYQIQILATANQFKAGHRICLDITSMDVPTGTGAMTNVEYIPYHVCSSKTVTHRIYRDADRPSHLLLPIIPEPAGRRPA from the coding sequence ATGATCGAGGAACGGGACATTTACGTCGCCATGCGGGACGGCACGCGGCTGGCCGTCGACGTCTACCGCCCGGATGCGCCGGGCAAATATCCCGTGCTGTACGCGTCGGCGCTGCACAACAAGGACATCCAGGGTCCCGACATCGCGGACATCCTGCCGCCGCAGCCGGCGCATGCGCCGCTCTGGTTCGGCCCGATCGAGGCGGGCGACACACGGCGCTTCATCGCCAACGGCTACATTCACGTGATTGCGCAGCCCAGGGGCTCCGCCAAGTCAGAAGGGCATTACGGCCACGAGGACACCGACCACTACGATCTGATCGATTGGATCACGCAGCAGCCGTGGTCGGATGGCAAGGTCGGAATGGTCGGTATCTCCGGATTTGCCGGCGAGCAATGGCGCGCGGCGGCGCAGGGACACCCGGCGCTGAAAGCCATCTTTCCCTATGACGCTTGCAGCGCCTATGGCGGCATGTTCGGATTCCGCGACTTCAATCCCGGCGGCGTGCTGCATTCCTTCCCTTATCTGCTCGACGTCTTCAGCACGGTGCACGAATCGCGGGATCGACCCAGTGAACTTCCCGCCGCGGAGGAGGAGCTCTGGCGCCGGGCAATGCGCAATCCCGACTACAAGCAGTACATCAACCTCTACAACATCCTCACGCAAAAGGGTCAGCGCACGTTCATCATGTATCTGATGATGACGCATCCCTGGGAACTCGACGGCACCGTCGAGCGCGCCGAAGAGACCTTCAAGAAAATCAAGATACCGTTCTATACCGGCTCGGGAGCCTACGCCTACACGTACAAGCTCCATTGGCTGGGCGCGCAGCACTACTTCGGCAATGTCGATGCGCCAAAGAAGCTGCTGTTTACCGGGCCGGCTCACCTGGAGCGGCCGTTCCATCAGCATCACGACGAGATCATCCGCTGGTATGACCATTGGCTGAAGGGGAAGAACACCGGTATCATGGACGAGCCGCCGGTGCGCTACTGGCTGATGGGCGCCAACGAGTGGCGGACCGGAACCGATTGGCCGCTGCCGGAGACGCAGTGGACCAAATACTATCTCTCCCATTGGGAGACGCTGTCGACCGAACCGCCGCGTCCGGCCTCGGAGGCAGGCGCCGCGGTCCGCGAGCCCGATGTCTTCACGCAGATGCCGGTGACGCGGACGACAAAGGTCGAGCGGCTGCGCTACATGACCGATCCCCTGCCGCACGACGTCACCGTCGCCGGCCCGATCACGCTGACGCTGCACGCGGCGATCGATCAGGAAGATACCAACTGGATTATCGTGCTCAAGGACGTCGGACCGGACGTCTCGGTTCGGACCGCGCGCGAAGGTGAGCGCGACGTTCCGTCGACGCTGCCCGAACGCGAGCTGACGCGCGGCTGGCTGAAGGCATCGTATCGGGCGCTCGACGAGAAACGTTCGAAGCCCTGGGAGCCGTTCCACAAGCTCACCCAGGATGCGATCGCGCCGGTGACGCCGGGAGAAGTGGTCGAGTACCAGATCCAGATCCTCGCCACCGCAAACCAGTTTAAGGCGGGGCACCGGATCTGTCTCGACATCACGTCGATGGATGTCCCGACCGGCACCGGCGCAATGACCAATGTCGAGTACATCCCGTACCACGTTTGCAGCAGCAAGACCGTCACGCACCGGATCTATCGCGACGCGGACCGGCCGTCGCATCTGCTGTTGCCGATCATCCCGGAACCCGCTGGCCGACGTCCGGCCTGA
- a CDS encoding enoyl-CoA hydratase/isomerase family protein, with translation MTTVRFERDGAIGNLVLGDPPFNRVDSRFAETLRTAVHQASQSDIRVLVIRSEGPHFSFGGEVREWPGKDVNWFRTFVADVNVSYRAIEMLKIPTVAVVQGIAFGGGFELALACDFLVAAENTIFRCVEVTTAMLPIAGALQRIAERAGRARASRFAMLGEPISGREAGTLGIATHVVPEQELAATAAALTQQLATGPTRSYAATRTLLKAWSSGGVAAADLMMLDVAMELYDGGDAQRGFANAAAAFDKDIEPPAMAFEGK, from the coding sequence ATGACGACAGTCCGATTCGAACGAGACGGTGCCATCGGAAATCTTGTGCTGGGCGATCCTCCCTTCAACCGGGTCGACTCGCGCTTCGCGGAAACCTTGCGAACCGCCGTGCACCAGGCCAGCCAGAGCGACATCCGCGTGCTCGTGATCCGTTCCGAGGGGCCGCATTTCAGCTTCGGCGGCGAAGTGCGGGAATGGCCGGGAAAAGACGTCAACTGGTTCAGGACGTTCGTGGCGGATGTGAACGTGTCGTATCGCGCAATCGAAATGCTGAAGATCCCGACAGTTGCCGTGGTGCAGGGTATCGCCTTCGGCGGCGGCTTCGAGCTTGCATTGGCCTGTGATTTCCTCGTCGCGGCCGAGAACACGATCTTCCGTTGCGTGGAAGTCACGACGGCGATGCTTCCGATCGCCGGCGCCCTGCAGCGCATCGCGGAGCGCGCCGGTCGGGCGCGCGCGTCGCGATTTGCGATGCTGGGCGAACCAATATCAGGCCGCGAAGCAGGGACACTCGGAATTGCGACCCACGTAGTGCCTGAACAAGAACTCGCAGCGACCGCGGCCGCGCTGACGCAGCAGCTCGCGACCGGGCCAACCCGCTCGTACGCTGCAACACGAACGCTGCTCAAGGCGTGGTCGAGCGGAGGGGTAGCTGCCGCCGACCTCATGATGCTCGATGTCGCCATGGAGCTCTACGACGGCGGCGATGCGCAGCGCGGATTCGCAAATGCGGCGGCGGCCTTCGACAAGGACATCGAACCCCCGGCGATGGCGTTCGAGGGGAAGTAG
- a CDS encoding AMP-binding protein, giving the protein MPVEHQGQRPLEVVVQRESYVHGNSGAPLIGKTIGALLDEVAAIDGSREALVVTHQNIRWTYSELKARSDAFASGLLALGLEPGDRVGIWAPNCAEWTIAQFATAKAGLILVNVNPAHRLSELEHALRTVGCRALISATRFKTSDYIAMIRELVPELRSGSSELRSVRLPELRYVISIEGKHDGLVAFERILEIGKQVGNERLDAISGTIQIDDAVNIQFTSGTTGLPKGATLSHHNLINNGFFVGEATGIEPGSRVCIPVPLYHCFGMVMGNLGCVTHAATMVYPSEAFDPLRTLETVEAERCDVLYGVPTMFIAQLNHAEFSRFDLSSLRRGIMAGAPCPIEVMKEVASVMHMGEITIAYGMTETSPVSFQSSREDPLELRVSTVGRIQPHLEVKIVDRDGRVVPRGEAGELCTRGYSVMLGYWDDEARTRDAIDTAGWMHTGDLATIDNDGYCRIVGRIKDMVIRGGENIYPREVEEYLYQHPDIQDVQVFGVPDTKYGEELCAWIVAKAGVTLDEEGVRKFCQDRISHYKIPRHIRFVESFPSTVTGKVQKFAMREAMIEEFAGATRTGT; this is encoded by the coding sequence ATGCCGGTCGAGCATCAGGGACAGAGGCCATTGGAGGTGGTCGTGCAGCGCGAAAGTTATGTGCATGGCAATAGCGGCGCGCCCTTGATCGGGAAGACGATCGGCGCGCTTCTGGACGAAGTGGCTGCGATCGACGGCTCTCGCGAGGCGCTGGTTGTGACGCACCAGAACATTCGCTGGACCTATTCGGAACTCAAGGCGCGCTCTGACGCATTCGCATCGGGGCTGCTGGCGCTCGGCCTCGAGCCGGGCGATCGCGTCGGCATCTGGGCCCCGAACTGCGCTGAATGGACCATCGCGCAGTTTGCGACGGCGAAAGCGGGCCTGATCCTGGTCAACGTCAATCCTGCCCATCGCCTGAGCGAACTGGAACACGCCCTCCGAACCGTGGGATGCCGCGCGCTGATATCAGCCACTCGCTTCAAGACCAGCGACTATATCGCCATGATTCGCGAACTGGTTCCGGAGCTGCGTAGCGGAAGCAGCGAACTGAGGAGTGTACGGCTGCCGGAGCTGCGCTACGTCATCTCAATCGAAGGAAAGCATGACGGCCTCGTCGCGTTTGAGCGGATATTGGAGATCGGCAAGCAGGTCGGTAACGAGCGGCTCGACGCGATTTCGGGGACGATCCAGATCGACGATGCCGTCAATATCCAGTTTACGAGCGGCACCACGGGATTGCCCAAAGGCGCCACGCTCTCGCATCACAATCTGATCAACAACGGCTTCTTTGTCGGAGAAGCCACCGGAATCGAGCCTGGTTCCCGCGTTTGCATTCCGGTGCCGCTGTATCATTGTTTCGGCATGGTGATGGGAAACCTCGGTTGCGTGACCCATGCCGCAACAATGGTCTATCCATCCGAGGCCTTCGATCCGTTGCGGACGCTGGAGACCGTTGAAGCCGAACGCTGCGATGTACTCTACGGGGTACCCACGATGTTCATCGCCCAACTCAATCACGCCGAATTCTCGCGCTTCGATTTGAGTTCGTTACGGCGGGGCATCATGGCGGGAGCTCCATGCCCGATCGAGGTCATGAAGGAAGTCGCCTCAGTCATGCATATGGGCGAAATAACCATCGCCTATGGGATGACCGAAACCAGTCCCGTCAGCTTCCAGAGCAGCCGGGAGGATCCGCTCGAGCTGCGTGTCTCCACGGTCGGCAGGATCCAGCCGCATCTCGAGGTCAAGATTGTGGATCGAGACGGCCGGGTCGTTCCGCGCGGCGAAGCCGGCGAGCTCTGCACGAGAGGCTACTCGGTCATGCTTGGCTACTGGGACGATGAGGCGCGGACCAGGGACGCGATCGATACGGCCGGCTGGATGCATACCGGCGACCTGGCGACGATCGACAATGATGGCTATTGCCGCATCGTCGGCAGGATCAAGGACATGGTGATCCGCGGTGGCGAGAACATCTATCCGCGTGAAGTCGAAGAATATCTGTATCAGCATCCGGATATCCAGGACGTCCAGGTATTCGGCGTTCCCGACACGAAATACGGTGAAGAACTCTGCGCGTGGATCGTTGCAAAGGCCGGCGTCACCCTCGATGAGGAGGGCGTCCGCAAGTTTTGCCAGGACCGTATCTCGCACTACAAGATCCCCCGCCACATCCGGTTCGTGGAGAGCTTCCCGTCCACGGTGACCGGCAAGGTCCAGAAGTTTGCGATGCGCGAGGCGATGATCGAGGAATTCGCCGGCGCAACGAGAACCGGCACATGA
- a CDS encoding FAD-dependent monooxygenase, with amino-acid sequence MPGSLRIAIIGGGIGGLTAALALRARGLHVTVFEQAEVVREIGAGVSLHPNAARLLKRIGLDDQLRKIGSPISNITLSTSQGDAITTPAGPATPAFSRDGGQGYNVHRADFLNLLFAALPRGTVNLGHRCIQLGEDGDRVRFSFANGVAADADVLIGADGIRSVVQREIGLHSRPTSEGIMAYRGLIPAERLAWAHDLTDPALWLGSGRSFLLYPVAGGRLINMVAFVPTDTKSEESWSAPGDLKALAAEYAGWDKRVRDTIHSLDETFRWGIYDRAPLPYWSTGRITLMGDAAHPMVPHVGQGAGQSIEDAITLAVVLEGCTAVDVAGRLKLYEALRLARTSRVQALARAAGKLYRSEHDNPSEKAERLREWMAQGKWVFEHDAEEAARDALAKSGH; translated from the coding sequence ATGCCTGGCTCGCTTCGCATTGCAATCATCGGCGGCGGTATTGGCGGTCTGACTGCTGCGCTCGCACTTCGGGCGCGGGGTCTTCATGTAACCGTGTTCGAGCAGGCCGAAGTTGTCAGGGAGATCGGAGCCGGGGTCTCGCTCCATCCAAATGCCGCCCGGTTGCTGAAGCGCATCGGCCTCGATGATCAACTGCGGAAGATCGGCTCACCCATCAGCAACATTACACTAAGCACGTCGCAAGGCGATGCGATCACCACTCCGGCGGGGCCGGCAACGCCTGCGTTTTCGCGGGATGGTGGTCAGGGCTACAACGTTCATCGTGCCGACTTCCTGAACCTGCTATTTGCCGCACTACCGAGAGGAACGGTCAATCTTGGTCATCGGTGCATCCAGCTTGGGGAAGACGGCGATCGGGTCCGCTTTTCGTTCGCGAACGGCGTTGCTGCGGACGCAGACGTCTTGATCGGTGCTGACGGAATTCGTTCCGTCGTCCAGCGCGAAATCGGGCTGCACAGTCGCCCGACAAGCGAAGGAATCATGGCCTACCGCGGATTGATCCCCGCCGAGCGGCTCGCCTGGGCCCACGATCTCACAGACCCCGCGCTTTGGCTTGGATCAGGCCGGAGTTTCCTGCTTTATCCCGTCGCCGGCGGGCGGTTGATCAACATGGTGGCTTTCGTTCCCACTGACACCAAGTCGGAGGAATCCTGGTCTGCGCCAGGCGACCTCAAGGCGTTGGCCGCCGAATATGCCGGTTGGGACAAGCGCGTCCGGGACACCATCCATTCGCTCGACGAGACCTTTCGTTGGGGAATCTACGATCGCGCCCCGTTGCCGTACTGGTCGACGGGCCGCATCACGCTGATGGGCGATGCGGCACATCCCATGGTCCCCCACGTGGGTCAGGGCGCTGGTCAGTCAATCGAAGATGCAATTACGCTTGCGGTTGTTCTGGAGGGATGTACTGCCGTCGATGTCGCAGGCCGCCTGAAGCTGTATGAGGCGCTCAGGCTGGCGCGGACCAGCCGCGTCCAGGCGCTCGCGCGCGCCGCAGGCAAACTCTATCGCTCCGAGCATGACAACCCTTCGGAAAAGGCCGAGCGCCTGCGCGAATGGATGGCGCAGGGAAAGTGGGTCTTCGAGCACGATGCGGAAGAAGCCGCCCGAGATGCTCTCGCGAAGTCAGGGCACTGA
- a CDS encoding MFS transporter, which yields MFGATLSMVVAQGPVILYTLGLFIKPLNQEFGWDRASISAAGGIAAIFSAITVPFVGSMMDRWGVRTVLLPIAVLCASSVALIALTPKSMAVFMLLFAITGVLGSGQGPLGYAKCVSAWFDDRRGLVLGITMSGIGLGAALVPQYTQFLIGNLGWRAAYAGLGLLTLMVAFPAVFLFIREPTKADTAADSVVAQSSASEDRPPDLEVREALGGRRFWLIACALLLVSTVTQGLVVHTVPLLTDKGYSPEAAAALMIAVGLSTMAGRLLSGYLVDRIFAPFVAAFFFLLPCLGIYLLDSAISPVVGIISLGLASGTEIDMIGFLTSRYFGMKRFGQLYGYLFASFVVGSAVGPYMMGLAFERLHSYEPALWTFCAFMLLASGAILSLGPYRYPAEEKAPAGAGRVVDAPAAEHA from the coding sequence GTGTTCGGCGCGACGTTGTCGATGGTGGTGGCTCAAGGACCGGTCATTCTGTACACGTTAGGCCTGTTCATCAAACCGCTGAATCAGGAATTCGGCTGGGATCGCGCCAGCATCTCTGCCGCCGGCGGCATTGCCGCAATCTTCTCCGCGATCACCGTTCCCTTCGTGGGATCAATGATGGATCGCTGGGGTGTCCGCACCGTTCTGCTTCCGATCGCCGTCCTTTGCGCTTCAAGCGTCGCACTCATTGCTCTGACCCCGAAATCAATGGCCGTATTCATGTTGTTGTTTGCGATCACCGGCGTTTTGGGATCAGGCCAGGGGCCGCTCGGTTATGCAAAATGTGTCTCTGCCTGGTTTGACGACAGGCGAGGACTGGTGCTGGGAATAACGATGAGCGGGATCGGTCTGGGAGCGGCCCTGGTTCCGCAGTACACCCAGTTTCTCATCGGTAATCTCGGCTGGCGCGCAGCCTATGCTGGCCTCGGCCTGCTCACGCTGATGGTGGCCTTTCCGGCAGTGTTTCTGTTCATTCGCGAGCCGACCAAGGCAGACACTGCGGCCGACAGCGTGGTCGCGCAATCTTCTGCTTCCGAAGACCGGCCGCCCGACCTCGAGGTGCGGGAGGCGCTGGGCGGCCGCCGGTTCTGGCTCATCGCTTGCGCCTTGTTGCTGGTTTCGACCGTGACGCAAGGATTGGTCGTACACACGGTGCCGCTCTTGACGGACAAGGGCTATTCGCCCGAAGCGGCAGCCGCCCTGATGATTGCCGTTGGCCTCTCCACGATGGCCGGGCGCCTGCTATCCGGATATCTGGTTGACAGGATCTTCGCGCCTTTCGTCGCGGCGTTCTTTTTTCTGCTCCCGTGCCTGGGGATCTACTTGCTCGACAGTGCCATTTCACCGGTCGTGGGCATCATCAGTCTCGGTCTGGCATCCGGTACCGAAATTGACATGATTGGATTTCTGACGTCCCGATATTTCGGAATGAAACGCTTCGGGCAGTTGTACGGATACCTGTTCGCCAGCTTCGTAGTCGGTTCGGCTGTCGGACCCTACATGATGGGCCTGGCCTTCGAGCGGCTGCATTCCTACGAACCCGCCCTCTGGACGTTTTGCGCGTTCATGCTTCTCGCAAGCGGTGCGATACTCTCTCTCGGTCCCTATCGTTATCCAGCTGAAGAAAAGGCTCCGGCAGGCGCCGGGCGAGTTGTGGACGCTCCTGCCGCCGAACATGCATGA
- a CDS encoding TetR/AcrR family transcriptional regulator has protein sequence MAKKTVRRERPRKRAEQQRALETRASILDAAIAEFAERGFEGASIRAIADRLGLQHPLITYHYRSKDILWRAAAEHAFEQIRAGWDSSAPENSELSPLARLREEYATLFRYTVAFPEFHRFMRQESLLNNPRLKWVAETVVAPLLERLIPQIVAAQKQGLLAAADPILFHYMMVSLTATLSGFGPEMQVTSGLSGKDTKVVEAYWRLVDETVFGTHAGGKSARKRTD, from the coding sequence ATGGCGAAGAAAACTGTCCGGCGAGAGCGCCCGCGCAAGAGGGCCGAGCAACAGCGCGCGCTCGAAACGCGAGCCTCGATTCTGGACGCTGCGATTGCTGAATTCGCCGAGCGCGGATTTGAAGGGGCCAGCATTCGCGCCATTGCCGACCGCCTCGGCTTGCAACATCCGCTGATCACATACCATTATCGCAGCAAGGATATTCTGTGGCGGGCCGCGGCCGAGCATGCGTTCGAACAGATCAGGGCAGGTTGGGATAGTTCGGCGCCGGAAAACTCCGAGCTTTCGCCGCTTGCCCGATTGCGAGAGGAATACGCCACGCTGTTTCGCTACACGGTCGCATTCCCCGAATTTCACCGGTTCATGCGTCAGGAATCGCTTTTGAACAATCCACGGCTGAAGTGGGTTGCGGAAACGGTGGTGGCGCCGCTTCTGGAACGATTGATTCCGCAGATCGTCGCAGCCCAGAAGCAGGGGCTGCTTGCCGCGGCCGATCCGATTCTTTTTCATTATATGATGGTCAGCCTCACCGCCACGCTCTCCGGGTTCGGGCCTGAAATGCAGGTTACGAGCGGACTATCTGGCAAGGACACCAAGGTCGTGGAAGCGTATTGGCGCCTGGTTGACGAAACGGTCTTTGGAACACATGCGGGCGGCAAGTCTGCTCGGAAGCGAACGGATTAG